Proteins encoded within one genomic window of Natator depressus isolate rNatDep1 chromosome 1, rNatDep2.hap1, whole genome shotgun sequence:
- the ZC3HC1 gene encoding zinc finger C3HC-type protein 1, whose translation MAAPSAAAPEGEEGSGGKPKSPAVTPQKIRELIDGGIAPEEAGPEGKDTSALSESTNGSSQTDALPLETTSKEAFFSRVETFTSLKWAGKPHDLSPLICAKYGWTNIESDMLKCSSCQAFLCASLQLAFDFNKYKERCAELKKALCTAHEKFCFWPDSPCPDRFAILLVGEPIALVSDFLDRFQSLCQLDLQLPSLKPEDVKNMFLTEDKISLLLHLIEEELECKTEGEKTPMKLGSDIFQVHVPACILALCGWAYSPSSGSMHLPVITCSRCMRKVGLWGFHQIESSMLELDSSFGLGSTPTTPTEARTDRAPLVPTSPRRMITRSQDTTFPPGSEQHEKSPSPVTARMRSWDSSSPVDRAEPEASSPSTRSRPVTRSMGQGDSVEVPSSPQRRAKRARLCSSSSSDTPTRNFFDPSSQHRDWCPWVNPVQEKAVSGDISNQLELTSVKAEPGWQVVLNVLLAARKSNRAADAELVSLSVKSCKVFRIFRQWEAACSS comes from the exons ATGGCGGCGCCCAGCGCTGCGGCCCCGGAGGGCGAGGAGGGCTCGGGGGGCAAACCGAAGTCCCCAGCCGTCACCCCCCAGAAGATCCGGGAGCTGATAGACGGGGGGATCGCCCCGGAGGAGGCCGGCCCGGAGGG AAAGGACACATCTGCCTTGTCAGAATCAACTAATGGATCTTCTCAAACAGATGCTCTTCCTTTGGAGACAACTAGTAAAGAAGCCTTCTTCAGCAGAGTAGAAACGTTTACT TCTTTGAAGTGGGCAGGCAAACCTCATGACCTGTCCCCCCTGATATGTGCCAAATATGGATGGACCAATATAGAGAGTGACATGCTGAAGTGCTCCAGCTGCCAGGCCTTCCTTTGTGCAAGTTTGCAGCTGGCATTTGACTTCAACAAGT ACAAGGAGAGGTGTGCGGAGCTGAAGAAAGCTTTGTGTACGGCCCATGAGAAGTTCTGTTTCTGGCCCGACAGCCCCTGCCCAG ATCGCTTTGCCATTTTACTGGTTGGCGAGCCCATAGCCCTTGTCAGTGACTTCCTGGATCGCTTTCAAAGCCTGTGtcagctagatcttcagctgccCTCTCTGAAACCAGAGGATGTGAAAAATATG TTCTTGACAGAAGATAAAATCAGCCTTCTCCTGCATCTGATCGAGGAGGAACTTGAATGCAAAACCGAAGGGGAGAAAACACCAATGAAATTGGGCTCTGACATCTTTCAAGTACATGTCCCCGCCTGCATCCTGGCCCTCTGTGGCTGGGCTTACAG CCCTTCGTCAGGGTCCATGCACCTCCCGGTGATCACGTGTTCCCGCTGCATGAGGAAGGTGGGGCTGTGGGGTTTCCATCAGATTGAGTCTTCCATGCTCGAGTTGGACTCTTCCTTTGGACTCGGCAGCACTCCCACCACGCCCACAGAGGCGCGCACGGACCGAGCCCCACTGGTGCCCACGTCTCCCCGCAGGATGATCACGAGGAGCCAGGACACGACGTTTCCTCCGGGCTCAGAGCAG CACGAGAAGAGCCCATCCCCTGTGACAGCCCGTATGCGGAGCTGGGATAGCTCGAGCCCCGTGGACCGGGCCGAGCCAGAGGCATCAAGTCCGTCAACGAGGAGCCGCCCGGTAACccgcagcatggggcagggggacagcGTGGAGGTGCCATCCAGCCCCCAAAGGAGAGCCAAGCGGGCACGCCTCTGCTCTTCCAGTAGTTCG gacaCTCCCACTAGAAACTTCTTTGATCCCAGCTCTCAGCACCGCGACTGGTGCCCTTGGGTCAACCCAGTGCAGGAGAAGGCTGTCTCAGGGGACATCAGCAACCAATTGGAGCTGACGTCTGTGAAGGCGGAGCCTGGCTGGCAGGTGGTGCTGAATGTTCTCCTGGCCGCCAGGAAATCAAACAGAGCAGCTGACGCAGAGCTTGTG AGCCTCTCGGTAAAATCCTGCAAGGTGTTCCGGATATTCCGGCAGTGGGAAGCCGCGTGCTCCTCTTGA